A genomic region of Candidatus Pseudomonas phytovorans contains the following coding sequences:
- a CDS encoding aminotransferase gives MSSPENQPASPALATLIQRSGLPSPTLSEAQAHAVLQAHYGLAGTLSVLGSQQDLNFRVDAPQGRYVLKACHGSYAQLEVEAQHAALAYLREHGLPVPAVRHAGNGEGLLALDIDGQPLRLRLLDYIEGQPLTRLKHLEPRLIAELGGLCAKLDRALVDFDHPGLVRTLQWDPQHAQALIDHLLPVLNDSGQRARIEHATRQACARLTPLADQLPIQPVHLDITDDNTVWARDAQRQWQLQGVIDFGDLLRTWRIADLSVTCAALLHHAEGNPLRILPAISAYQVLNPLTEAELRALWPLVINRAAVLVLSSAQQLAVDPGNQYTRDNVAHEWEIFDTATAVPFALMEAAILQAAGLQLDVPDLNPCSVLLPELAGQPVTRVDLGVLSIHCEAGNWEQPGFDQRLLTSKAAPACSLHGQYRLSQTHIDRPEEPATCALGVEVHVPNGSQVQAPEAGTWQRHGDGRGCLRTAHWALWLLGLEDAPADGQHVAKGQSLGNSCGFLSVQLCLDLSIQPPFFATPSQADAWLALCPSPAALLGFDCDAEPLPDPDALLARRDASFARSQKHYYAQPPHIERGWRNYLIDMQGRSYLDMLNNVAVLGHGHPRMVAESARQWSLLNTNSRFHYAAITEFSERLLDMAPEGFDRVFMVNSGTEANDLAIRLAWAYSGGRDLLSVLEAYHGWSVATDAISTSIADNPQALETRPDWVHPVEAPNTFRGRFRGADSAAGYLQDVDAKLADLDARGRQLAGIICEPVYGNAGGISLPAGYLSDAYAKVRARGGVCIADEVQVGYGRLGEYFWGFEEQGVVPDIITMAKGMGNGQPLGVVITRREIAEALEAEGYFFSSAGGSPVSCRIGMAVLDVMQEEGLWDNARDTGRYFKARLQALVDKHPLAGAAHGSGFYLGLELVRDRATLEPATEETMTLCNRLRDLGVFMQPTGDYLNILKIKPPMCTSRASVDYFVDSIDRVLGEGL, from the coding sequence ATGTCCAGCCCAGAAAACCAGCCTGCCTCCCCTGCCCTGGCCACGCTGATCCAGCGCTCCGGCCTGCCCAGCCCGACGCTGAGCGAAGCCCAGGCACATGCAGTGCTGCAGGCCCACTACGGCCTTGCCGGCACCCTTTCGGTACTGGGTAGCCAGCAGGACCTGAACTTCCGCGTGGACGCGCCACAAGGCCGCTATGTGCTCAAGGCCTGCCACGGCAGCTATGCCCAGCTTGAGGTGGAGGCACAACACGCCGCACTGGCCTACCTGCGCGAACACGGGTTGCCGGTACCCGCCGTGCGCCACGCCGGCAACGGCGAAGGCTTGCTGGCATTGGACATCGACGGTCAACCCCTGCGCCTGCGCCTGCTCGACTACATCGAAGGCCAACCGTTGACCCGCCTCAAACACCTGGAACCACGCCTGATCGCTGAACTGGGCGGGCTCTGTGCGAAGCTGGACAGGGCGCTGGTCGACTTCGATCACCCCGGCCTTGTGCGCACCCTGCAATGGGACCCGCAGCATGCCCAGGCGCTGATCGATCACCTGCTGCCGGTGCTGAACGACAGCGGACAACGCGCCCGTATCGAACACGCCACTCGCCAGGCCTGCGCGCGCCTGACGCCGCTGGCGGACCAACTGCCGATTCAGCCCGTGCACCTGGACATCACCGACGACAACACCGTCTGGGCTCGTGATGCCCAGCGCCAGTGGCAACTGCAAGGTGTGATCGACTTCGGCGACCTGCTGCGTACCTGGCGCATTGCCGACCTGTCAGTGACCTGCGCAGCCTTGCTGCACCACGCCGAGGGCAACCCCCTGCGCATCCTGCCGGCGATCAGCGCCTATCAGGTGCTCAACCCGCTGACCGAGGCCGAGCTACGCGCCCTTTGGCCACTGGTGATCAACCGCGCTGCGGTACTGGTGTTGAGCAGCGCGCAGCAACTGGCCGTGGACCCCGGCAACCAGTACACCCGCGACAACGTGGCCCATGAATGGGAAATCTTCGACACCGCCACCGCCGTGCCTTTCGCGCTGATGGAGGCCGCCATCCTGCAAGCGGCAGGCTTGCAGCTGGACGTTCCAGACCTGAACCCTTGCAGCGTCCTGCTCCCCGAGCTGGCCGGGCAGCCTGTAACACGGGTGGACCTGGGTGTACTCAGCATCCATTGCGAAGCGGGCAATTGGGAGCAACCCGGTTTTGACCAGCGCCTGCTGACCTCGAAAGCGGCGCCGGCGTGCAGCCTGCACGGGCAATATCGCCTGTCGCAAACCCATATCGACCGGCCCGAAGAGCCCGCCACCTGCGCCCTCGGCGTTGAGGTGCATGTACCCAACGGCAGCCAGGTGCAAGCGCCAGAAGCCGGCACCTGGCAGCGCCATGGCGACGGCCGCGGTTGCCTGCGAACCGCACACTGGGCGTTGTGGCTGCTGGGCCTGGAAGATGCCCCCGCTGATGGACAGCACGTGGCAAAGGGCCAGTCGCTGGGCAATAGCTGCGGTTTCCTCAGCGTACAGCTGTGCCTGGACCTCAGTATCCAGCCACCCTTTTTCGCCACCCCGTCCCAAGCCGATGCCTGGCTGGCCCTGTGCCCGTCGCCAGCCGCACTGCTGGGCTTCGATTGCGACGCCGAGCCGCTGCCCGATCCGGATGCCCTGCTGGCTCGCCGCGATGCCAGCTTCGCCCGCTCGCAGAAGCACTACTACGCGCAGCCGCCTCACATCGAACGCGGCTGGCGCAACTACCTGATCGACATGCAGGGCCGTTCGTACCTGGACATGCTCAACAACGTCGCGGTGCTGGGCCATGGCCACCCGCGCATGGTCGCCGAGTCGGCGCGGCAATGGTCGCTGCTGAACACCAACTCGCGCTTCCACTACGCAGCAATCACCGAGTTCTCCGAACGCCTGCTGGACATGGCGCCCGAAGGTTTCGACCGGGTGTTCATGGTCAACAGCGGCACCGAAGCCAACGACCTGGCAATTCGCCTGGCTTGGGCCTACAGCGGCGGGCGTGACCTGCTCAGCGTGCTGGAGGCCTACCACGGCTGGTCGGTGGCCACCGATGCCATTTCCACATCCATCGCCGACAACCCGCAAGCCCTGGAAACCCGCCCGGACTGGGTACACCCGGTCGAGGCGCCGAACACCTTCCGCGGTCGTTTCCGCGGTGCCGACAGCGCCGCCGGCTACCTGCAGGACGTCGACGCCAAGCTGGCCGACCTGGATGCCCGTGGCCGCCAGCTGGCAGGCATCATCTGCGAGCCGGTGTACGGCAATGCCGGCGGCATCTCGTTGCCGGCCGGCTACCTGAGCGACGCCTACGCCAAGGTCCGCGCCCGTGGCGGGGTGTGCATCGCCGACGAAGTGCAGGTGGGTTATGGTCGCCTGGGCGAGTACTTCTGGGGCTTCGAAGAGCAGGGCGTGGTGCCCGACATCATCACCATGGCCAAGGGCATGGGCAACGGCCAGCCGCTGGGCGTGGTCATCACCCGCCGCGAAATCGCCGAGGCACTGGAGGCCGAGGGTTACTTCTTCTCCTCAGCCGGTGGCAGCCCGGTCAGTTGCCGCATCGGCATGGCGGTGCTGGACGTGATGCAGGAAGAAGGCCTGTGGGACAACGCCCGCGACACCGGACGCTACTTCAAGGCCCGCCTGCAGGCGCTGGTGGACAAACACCCGCTGGCAGGTGCTGCACATGGCTCGGGCTTCTACCTGGGGCTGGAACTGGTGCGCGACCGCGCAACCCTGGAGCCGGCCACCGAAGAAACCATGACGCTGTGCAATCGCCTGCGTGACCTGGGCGTCTTCATGCAGCCAACCGGCGACTACCTGAACATCCTCAAGATCAAGCCACCGATGTGCACCAGCCGGGCAAGCGTGGACTACTTTGTCGACAGCATTGACCGGGTGCTGGGCGAAGGCCTGTAA
- a CDS encoding DUF3077 domain-containing protein gives MTTEDTHFTVGKTTFCQGEHGTHPLFRIEPGIPCRNAREQSSELMGYVRELTITGLMDEKPMMIWAAHYLSAMAKALMDDAELGMMR, from the coding sequence ATGACCACAGAAGACACCCACTTCACCGTCGGCAAAACCACCTTCTGCCAAGGTGAACACGGCACCCACCCACTGTTCCGCATCGAACCCGGCATCCCCTGCCGCAACGCCCGCGAGCAATCGTCAGAGCTGATGGGCTACGTCCGCGAACTGACCATCACCGGTCTGATGGACGAAAAACCGATGATGATCTGGGCTGCTCACTATCTGAGCGCAATGGCCAAGGCGCTGATGGATGACGCCGAACTGGGGATGATGCGCTGA